Proteins from one Catenuloplanes atrovinosus genomic window:
- a CDS encoding DeoR/GlpR family DNA-binding transcription regulator, producing MLAAQRRTLLLDRLARDRRVVAKDIAAELGISEDSIRRDLRDLAAAGLCQRVYGGALPASPATADYATRGAVSVDGKRRVAAKAAELVRPGATVILDGGTTALAVAHALPDELHATVVTHSPTVAAALGEHPHVEIYLLGGRVFKHSMVACGAAAVEAAQSVHADLFLLGVTGVHPEAGLTTGDADEAAMKRALSRRAADTIVLASAEKVGAASRFAVLALDAVAGIVTDAPAGDDTVRRLGEAGVPIVHA from the coding sequence ATGCTCGCCGCCCAGCGCCGCACGCTCCTGCTGGACCGCCTGGCGCGGGACCGGCGCGTCGTCGCCAAGGACATCGCCGCCGAGCTCGGCATCTCGGAGGACAGCATCCGCCGTGACCTGCGCGATCTGGCCGCCGCCGGGTTGTGCCAGCGGGTCTACGGCGGCGCGCTCCCGGCCTCCCCCGCGACCGCGGACTACGCCACTCGCGGCGCCGTGTCCGTGGACGGCAAGCGGCGCGTGGCGGCGAAGGCGGCGGAGCTGGTCAGGCCCGGCGCCACCGTGATCCTGGACGGCGGCACCACCGCGCTGGCGGTCGCGCACGCGCTGCCGGACGAGTTGCACGCGACCGTGGTGACGCACAGCCCGACCGTGGCCGCGGCGCTCGGTGAGCACCCGCACGTGGAGATCTACCTGCTCGGCGGCCGGGTGTTCAAGCACTCGATGGTGGCGTGCGGTGCCGCGGCCGTGGAGGCGGCCCAGTCCGTACACGCGGATCTGTTCCTGCTGGGTGTCACGGGCGTGCATCCGGAGGCGGGGCTGACCACCGGCGACGCGGACGAGGCGGCGATGAAGCGGGCACTGTCCCGGCGCGCCGCGGACACGATCGTGCTGGCCAGCGCCGAGAAGGTGGGGGCCGCGTCGCGGTTCGCGGTGCTGGCGCTGGACGCGGTGGCCGGGATCGTCACGGACGCGCCGGCCGGCGACGACACGGTACGGCGGCTCGGCGAGGCGGGCGTCCCCATCGTGCACGCGTAG
- a CDS encoding STAS domain-containing protein has translation MNSFRTESDLDYLQVESEPPNRLVIIGELDRDTVPVLQEALAGLFDLTRKDCGAELDLSGLTFVDAAGVRCLMRCQLAAEQAGTTLTFLRPTSRVSQVLAMLGVKDLLNVR, from the coding sequence ATGAACTCCTTCCGCACCGAGTCTGACCTCGACTACCTACAGGTCGAGAGCGAACCGCCCAACCGCCTTGTCATCATCGGCGAGCTGGACCGCGACACCGTCCCCGTCCTGCAAGAGGCGCTCGCCGGGCTGTTCGACCTCACGCGCAAGGACTGCGGCGCGGAACTGGATCTGTCCGGCCTCACGTTCGTCGACGCCGCCGGCGTGCGGTGCCTGATGCGCTGCCAGCTCGCGGCCGAACAGGCCGGCACCACGCTCACGTTCCTCCGCCCGACGTCCCGGGTCAGCCAGGTGCTCGCCATGCTCGGCGTGAAGGACCTTCTGAACGTGCGCTAG
- a CDS encoding GNAT family N-acetyltransferase translates to MIRPISGPTEIDLFNTLPYQLNDQIAKDLAEGRRHDRWLWMGLRAGRLVARAGFWSRPGDADPLVIDIFDVAADHDLDDGVRVLERALATVRTRPEYTRFVAPDWRDEPGPTTLRMRAIETLGGRLFVERLRLHRPGTAPLPAPAGRLAFREPRDADELIALMTRVLDGTLDAHGRDELTRRSAGEAARAQYHEELLRYPSPREWWRVGVLPDGTPAGFVLPAHNGYNPVIAYIGVVPELRGRRLVDDLLAEGTRLLMEQRVPHVRAATDVGNAPMAAAFARAGYRVFERQLDMVWPG, encoded by the coding sequence ATGATTCGCCCGATCTCCGGGCCGACCGAGATCGACCTGTTCAACACCCTGCCGTACCAGCTGAACGACCAGATCGCGAAGGACCTCGCCGAGGGGCGGCGGCACGACCGCTGGCTGTGGATGGGGCTGCGCGCCGGCCGCCTGGTCGCGCGCGCCGGCTTCTGGTCCCGGCCCGGCGACGCGGACCCGCTGGTCATCGACATCTTCGATGTCGCCGCGGACCACGATCTCGATGACGGGGTACGGGTGCTGGAGCGCGCCCTGGCCACCGTCCGCACCCGGCCGGAGTACACGCGGTTCGTCGCACCGGACTGGCGCGACGAACCCGGGCCGACCACGCTGCGCATGCGCGCGATCGAGACGCTCGGCGGCCGGCTGTTCGTGGAGCGGCTGCGCCTGCACCGGCCCGGCACCGCGCCGCTGCCCGCGCCGGCCGGCCGGCTCGCGTTCCGTGAGCCGCGCGACGCGGACGAGCTGATCGCGCTGATGACCCGCGTGCTGGACGGCACGCTGGACGCGCACGGCCGCGACGAGCTGACCCGGCGCTCCGCCGGGGAGGCCGCCCGCGCCCAATACCACGAGGAACTGCTGCGCTACCCCAGCCCGCGCGAGTGGTGGCGGGTCGGCGTGCTGCCGGACGGCACGCCCGCCGGATTCGTGCTGCCCGCCCACAACGGCTACAACCCGGTCATCGCGTATATCGGCGTGGTGCCGGAGCTGCGCGGCCGGCGCCTGGTCGACGACCTGCTCGCGGAGGGTACGCGCCTGCTGATGGAGCAGCGCGTGCCGCACGTGCGCGCCGCCACCGACGTGGGCAACGCGCCGATGGCCGCCGCGTTCGCGCGCGCCGGCTACCGCGTCTTCGAGCGGCAGCTCGACATGGTCTGGCCCGGCTGA
- a CDS encoding NAD(P)H-binding protein: protein MILVTGATGTIGRPAVAGLLARGVPVRAMTRDPRRIAPADGLEVVAADLDDPDSLRKAATGAEKILLITAPPEPTARHDLAMIGAAVSAGVASVVKLSAIGTGERYAGGVIGEWHLRGEEALRASGLSWTILRPSVFASNALWWAPAIRSGAPVPDPVDGARQGVVDPRDVAAVAVEALTGTGHHEAVHPLTGPAPISVGEQALILADVLGRPVRVTTAPPPAAAWASGIAWSRDGHNAVVTDDVARLLGRPPTTFRAWAEDHRDAF, encoded by the coding sequence ATGATTCTGGTAACCGGTGCCACCGGCACCATCGGACGTCCGGCGGTCGCCGGGCTGCTCGCGCGCGGGGTCCCGGTCCGCGCGATGACCCGCGATCCACGCCGGATCGCGCCCGCGGACGGACTCGAGGTGGTCGCCGCCGACCTCGACGACCCGGACTCGCTGCGCAAGGCCGCGACCGGCGCGGAGAAGATCCTGCTGATCACCGCGCCGCCGGAGCCGACCGCGCGCCACGACCTCGCCATGATCGGCGCCGCGGTCTCGGCGGGTGTCGCCTCGGTGGTGAAGCTGTCCGCGATCGGGACCGGCGAGCGGTACGCCGGCGGCGTCATCGGCGAGTGGCACCTGCGCGGCGAGGAGGCGCTGCGCGCCAGCGGCCTGTCCTGGACGATTCTCCGCCCGTCCGTGTTCGCCTCGAACGCGCTGTGGTGGGCACCCGCGATCCGGTCCGGCGCGCCGGTGCCGGACCCGGTCGACGGCGCCCGCCAGGGCGTGGTCGATCCGCGCGACGTCGCGGCCGTCGCGGTGGAGGCGCTGACCGGCACCGGCCACCACGAGGCCGTCCACCCGCTGACCGGCCCGGCGCCGATCAGCGTGGGCGAGCAGGCGCTGATCCTGGCCGACGTGCTGGGCCGCCCGGTCCGGGTGACCACCGCGCCACCGCCGGCCGCGGCCTGGGCGAGCGGCATCGCCTGGTCCCGCGACGGCCACAACGCCGTGGTGACCGATGACGTGGCGCGGCTGCTCGGCCGTCCGCCCACGACGTTCCGTGCCTGGGCGGAAGATCATCGGGACGCCTTCTGA
- a CDS encoding sensor histidine kinase: MRRLFDPVLTDVLLATALTGLTTISLVTQSEGPPHWLASTLGFLSAAPVAFRQWAPFGTLVVIVSALGLYGLLGFGAWPNSGLGMVIGLFTVATLRSRAAAAAGFVLTLLVATIAYRTFPVPLTVPEILQYVLVMAVTWAVGDGTRRWALRAERAAAKTAEAVVEERVRIAREMHDIVTHHMSVISLQAGVAAYVLDTDPPTAKVAISTVGAASREALTEMRRLLDVLRIDHGEESLRPQPGLADLEELAARIRSAGLAVDISVTGRVRPLPAGPDLCAYRVVQESLTNVLQHAGPAAARVEVDYGELTLTVTITDDGTKTHEPVPSPDSHGIRGMRERAALYGGVLTAGRHESGFRVLLRLPIEESA, encoded by the coding sequence GTGCGCAGACTGTTCGACCCGGTGCTGACCGACGTGCTCCTGGCCACCGCACTGACCGGGTTGACCACCATCAGCCTCGTCACCCAGAGTGAGGGCCCGCCGCACTGGCTGGCGTCCACGCTGGGGTTCCTCTCCGCGGCGCCGGTGGCGTTCCGGCAGTGGGCTCCGTTCGGCACGCTGGTGGTCATCGTGAGCGCACTCGGGCTCTACGGGCTGCTCGGCTTCGGCGCCTGGCCGAACTCGGGGCTGGGCATGGTGATCGGGCTGTTCACGGTCGCGACGCTGCGCTCGCGCGCCGCGGCCGCGGCCGGATTCGTGCTGACGCTGCTGGTCGCCACGATCGCGTACCGGACGTTCCCGGTGCCGCTGACCGTGCCGGAGATCCTGCAGTACGTGCTGGTGATGGCCGTGACCTGGGCGGTCGGCGACGGCACCCGGCGGTGGGCGCTGCGGGCGGAGCGGGCGGCCGCGAAGACCGCGGAGGCGGTGGTCGAGGAGCGGGTGCGGATCGCGCGGGAGATGCACGACATCGTCACGCACCACATGTCGGTGATCTCGTTACAGGCCGGCGTGGCCGCGTACGTGCTGGACACCGACCCGCCCACCGCGAAGGTCGCGATCTCCACGGTGGGCGCGGCCAGCCGCGAGGCGCTGACCGAGATGCGCCGCCTGCTGGACGTGCTGCGCATCGACCACGGCGAGGAGTCGCTGCGCCCGCAGCCCGGCCTCGCCGACCTGGAGGAACTGGCCGCGCGCATCCGGTCGGCCGGGCTCGCGGTGGACATCTCCGTCACCGGGCGGGTGCGGCCGCTGCCGGCCGGGCCGGACCTGTGCGCGTACCGGGTGGTGCAGGAATCGTTGACGAACGTGCTGCAGCACGCCGGGCCCGCGGCCGCGCGGGTCGAGGTCGACTACGGCGAGCTGACGCTCACCGTGACGATCACCGACGACGGTACGAAGACGCACGAGCCGGTGCCGTCGCCGGACTCGCACGGCATCCGCGGCATGCGGGAGCGCGCGGCGCTCTACGGCGGCGTGCTCACCGCCGGCCGTCATGAGAGCGGTTTCCGAGTCCTGTTACGACTCCCGATCGAGGAGAGCGCATGA
- a CDS encoding helix-turn-helix transcriptional regulator has protein sequence MSSWFEGPPRVVPHRWHGGAAMVEPDHGVELAWPADGAAGAGDVVVMGPRTRAHYWDGMRSPAGCVRMRLAPGRAPDLLGLPAQAITDRAVPLKEFDLDLAELLASVPPGPDGRSRLLRDAAALITGARPEPVHRAARRLHVSERHLRGLFASGVGLPPRLYTQIERVRTVLAHPEVPLPEVAALAGYYDQSHMTAEFRRLMGAPPGAFRAGRWPAPERCGRA, from the coding sequence GTGAGCAGCTGGTTCGAGGGGCCGCCGAGGGTGGTGCCGCATCGGTGGCACGGGGGTGCGGCCATGGTGGAGCCGGACCACGGGGTGGAGCTGGCCTGGCCGGCGGACGGGGCGGCCGGCGCGGGGGACGTGGTGGTGATGGGGCCGCGGACGCGCGCGCACTACTGGGACGGCATGCGGTCGCCCGCGGGATGCGTGCGGATGCGGCTCGCCCCCGGGCGTGCGCCGGACCTCCTCGGACTGCCGGCGCAAGCGATCACCGACCGCGCCGTACCGCTGAAGGAATTTGATCTTGATCTTGCGGAGTTGCTGGCGAGCGTGCCGCCGGGGCCGGACGGCCGGTCGCGGCTGTTGCGGGACGCGGCGGCGCTGATCACCGGGGCGCGGCCGGAGCCGGTGCATCGGGCCGCGCGGCGCCTGCACGTCAGCGAGCGGCACCTGCGTGGGCTGTTCGCGTCCGGGGTCGGGCTGCCGCCGCGGCTGTACACCCAGATCGAGCGGGTACGGACCGTGCTCGCCCACCCGGAGGTGCCGTTGCCGGAGGTGGCGGCGCTGGCCGGCTACTACGACCAGTCGCACATGACGGCCGAGTTCCGGCGGTTGATGGGTGCGCCGCCGGGAGCGTTCCGGGCCGGTCGATGGCCGGCGCCGGAACGGTGCGGACGGGCCTAG
- a CDS encoding alpha-L-arabinofuranosidase C-terminal domain-containing protein, producing the protein MSRRRILTRAGAALLLSTALLAMPGTSVAAPEYTITLDPGAAGVEIPDSMYGVFFEDINYAADGGLYAELVRNRSFEFLPADNASFTGLTAWITPGTTADDDGRLHERNRTYLRLAGGQSLTNAGYNSGIAVRGGALYDFSIWVAGSAPLTVTLHDAAGQALAAPLTITTRGDGWAKYTGTLRATRTTDAGRLTVRAGGTGALRVDEVSLFPRDTFRNRPNGLRRDLAEKIAALDPGFVRFPGGCLVNTGSHYGYDAASNYERARSYQWKDTVGPVEQRATNRNFWGYNQSYGLGYYEYFQFSEDIGAMPLPVVPALVTGCGQNRATDDEALLQRHIQDTLDLIEFANGPVTSTWGKLRSDMGHPEPFGLTHVAVGNEENLPDAYFARFVKFRAAIEARYPQITVIGNTGPDDTGATFDRLWELNRQAGTEMVDEHYYNSPAWFLSHNERYDAYDRNGPAVFLGEYASLDNKLFNSLAEAAYMTGLERNADVVRMASYAPLLANIDHVQWRPDLIWFDNDESWGSTSYQVQKLFMNNVGDRTVPSSLAGPGLEPQPITGGVGLSTWATSVRYDDVRVTTPAGETLFADDFSGGADAWRPFTGRGAWSVVDGAYVQSDTAAQDTMVRGADITATDYDYSVKATKLSGAEGFLIGFGLKDTGAFYWWNLGGWNNTQGGIEKGVGGAKEQVLLKPSTVETGRTYDITIQVRGTSVKLLLDGVEWASFTDDQVTAPVAQVVTRDGDDLIVKVVNAQDRPAVTRVDLGGLRVDGRARATVITGDPAEQNTRSAEPIQPVTTTVTGISSDFTRTFPANSVTFLRLKTK; encoded by the coding sequence ATGTCCCGACGACGCATCCTCACCAGGGCCGGGGCGGCCCTGCTCCTCAGCACCGCGCTGCTGGCCATGCCCGGCACCTCCGTGGCCGCGCCGGAGTACACGATCACGCTCGACCCGGGCGCGGCGGGCGTCGAGATCCCCGACTCGATGTACGGCGTGTTCTTCGAGGACATCAACTACGCGGCGGACGGCGGCCTCTACGCCGAGCTGGTGCGGAACCGCTCGTTCGAGTTCCTCCCGGCGGACAACGCGTCGTTCACCGGCCTGACCGCCTGGATCACCCCCGGCACCACGGCCGACGACGACGGCCGCCTGCACGAGCGCAACCGCACCTACCTGCGGCTCGCGGGCGGGCAGTCGCTCACCAACGCCGGTTACAACAGCGGGATCGCGGTCCGGGGCGGAGCGCTCTACGACTTCTCGATCTGGGTGGCCGGGAGCGCGCCGCTGACCGTCACGCTGCACGACGCCGCGGGCCAGGCGCTCGCCGCACCGCTGACGATCACCACGCGCGGCGACGGCTGGGCGAAGTACACCGGCACGCTGCGGGCCACCCGCACCACGGACGCGGGGCGGCTGACCGTCCGGGCCGGGGGCACCGGCGCGCTGCGGGTGGACGAGGTCTCGCTGTTCCCGCGCGACACGTTCAGGAACCGGCCGAACGGGCTGCGCCGGGACCTCGCGGAGAAGATCGCGGCGCTCGACCCGGGCTTCGTGCGCTTCCCCGGCGGGTGCCTGGTCAACACCGGCAGCCACTACGGGTACGACGCGGCCTCGAACTACGAGCGGGCCCGGTCGTACCAGTGGAAGGACACGGTCGGGCCGGTCGAGCAGCGGGCGACGAACAGGAACTTCTGGGGCTACAACCAGTCGTACGGCCTGGGCTACTACGAATACTTCCAGTTCTCCGAGGACATCGGCGCGATGCCGCTGCCGGTGGTGCCCGCCCTGGTGACCGGCTGCGGGCAGAACCGGGCCACGGACGACGAGGCGCTGCTGCAACGGCACATCCAGGACACGCTCGACCTGATCGAGTTCGCCAACGGGCCGGTCACGTCGACGTGGGGCAAGCTCCGGTCCGACATGGGGCATCCCGAGCCCTTCGGTCTGACGCACGTGGCGGTCGGCAACGAGGAGAACCTGCCGGACGCGTACTTCGCGCGGTTCGTGAAGTTCCGCGCCGCGATCGAGGCCCGCTACCCGCAGATCACGGTGATCGGCAACACCGGGCCGGACGACACCGGCGCCACGTTCGACCGGCTGTGGGAGCTCAACCGCCAGGCCGGCACGGAGATGGTCGACGAGCACTACTACAACAGCCCGGCCTGGTTCCTGTCGCACAACGAGCGGTACGACGCGTACGACCGGAACGGCCCGGCGGTGTTCCTCGGCGAGTACGCGTCGCTGGACAACAAGCTGTTCAACTCGCTGGCCGAGGCCGCGTACATGACCGGGCTGGAGCGCAACGCCGACGTGGTGCGGATGGCCTCCTACGCGCCGCTGCTGGCCAACATCGACCACGTGCAGTGGCGGCCGGACCTGATCTGGTTCGACAACGACGAGTCGTGGGGCTCGACCAGCTACCAGGTGCAGAAGCTGTTCATGAACAACGTGGGCGACCGTACCGTGCCCAGCTCGCTCGCCGGGCCGGGCCTGGAGCCGCAGCCGATCACCGGCGGCGTCGGGCTCTCCACCTGGGCCACCTCCGTGCGCTACGACGACGTGCGGGTCACCACGCCGGCCGGTGAGACGCTGTTCGCGGACGACTTCTCCGGCGGCGCGGACGCGTGGCGCCCGTTCACCGGCCGGGGCGCCTGGTCCGTGGTGGACGGTGCCTACGTGCAGTCGGACACCGCGGCGCAGGACACGATGGTGCGCGGCGCGGACATCACCGCCACCGACTACGACTACTCGGTCAAGGCCACCAAGCTCTCCGGCGCGGAGGGCTTCCTGATCGGCTTCGGCCTCAAGGACACCGGCGCCTTCTACTGGTGGAACCTGGGCGGCTGGAACAACACCCAGGGCGGCATCGAGAAGGGCGTCGGCGGCGCCAAGGAACAGGTGCTGCTCAAGCCCAGCACGGTGGAGACCGGCCGCACCTACGACATCACCATCCAGGTCCGCGGCACCTCGGTGAAACTGCTGCTGGACGGCGTGGAGTGGGCGAGCTTCACCGACGACCAGGTGACCGCGCCGGTCGCGCAGGTCGTCACGCGCGACGGCGACGACCTGATCGTCAAGGTGGTCAACGCGCAGGACCGGCCCGCCGTCACCCGCGTCGACCTGGGCGGGCTGCGGGTGGACGGCCGCGCCCGGGCCACCGTGATCACCGGCGACCCCGCGGAGCAGAACACCCGGTCCGCCGAGCCGATCCAGCCCGTGACCACCACGGTCACCGGCATCTCGTCCGACTTCACCCGGACCTTCCCGGCCAACTCCGTCACGTTCCTGCGACTGAAGACCAAGTGA
- a CDS encoding pectate lyase, producing MRTPRMLLGAAVLVAAMAGSVTLTGVASADADVPVSATIEVSGTFNGNGNRYYGTGPLGSGGQNEDQDPLFRLAAGATLTNVVLGAPAADGIHCAGSCTLRNVTWQDVGEDAATFRGTNATVLVEGGSAAKAADKVFQDNRGAGGSVTIRNFSVNDFGKLYRSCGNCSTQAARSVTLQNITASDGDVLVGINVNYGDRARLSGLNIGSIGVCDLYNGNNSGDEPVKVGEGPNSTTCIVS from the coding sequence ATGAGAACACCACGCATGCTCCTCGGCGCCGCCGTACTGGTCGCGGCGATGGCCGGCTCCGTCACGCTGACGGGTGTGGCCTCCGCCGACGCCGACGTGCCGGTCTCCGCGACGATCGAGGTGTCCGGCACGTTCAACGGCAACGGAAACCGCTACTACGGCACCGGCCCGCTGGGCAGCGGCGGCCAGAACGAGGACCAGGACCCGCTGTTCCGCCTGGCCGCCGGCGCCACCCTGACCAACGTCGTGCTGGGCGCCCCGGCCGCCGACGGCATCCACTGCGCCGGCAGTTGCACGCTCCGCAACGTCACCTGGCAGGACGTCGGCGAGGACGCCGCCACCTTCCGCGGCACCAACGCCACGGTGCTGGTCGAGGGCGGCAGCGCGGCGAAGGCCGCCGACAAGGTCTTCCAGGACAACCGCGGCGCCGGCGGCTCGGTGACCATCCGCAACTTCTCGGTCAACGACTTCGGCAAGCTCTACCGCTCCTGCGGCAACTGCTCCACGCAGGCCGCCCGCTCGGTGACCCTGCAGAACATCACCGCCTCCGACGGCGACGTCCTGGTCGGCATCAACGTCAACTACGGCGACCGGGCGCGGCTGTCCGGCCTCAACATCGGCTCCATCGGCGTCTGCGACCTCTACAACGGCAACAACAGCGGCGACGAGCCGGTCAAGGTCGGCGAAGGCCCCAACAGCACCACCTGCATCGTCTCCTGA
- a CDS encoding NUDIX domain-containing protein gives MSSVIVRIPGVDVPDERGRTGLDRAGRDLTGNPDVVVRDVELIASGWHVLRRTTFDYRHADGRWTRERRETYDRGNGATVLPYDLARGTVLLARQFRYPVYVNGHPDGMLLEAAAGLLDDDEPEAAIRREAEEELGVTLGALTHVFDVYMSPGSVTERLHFYAAPYRPSDRTGAGGGIADEGEDIAVVELPFAEALAMIGDGRIADAKTVMLLQWAALHVFS, from the coding sequence ATGAGTTCCGTGATTGTGCGTATTCCTGGTGTCGATGTGCCGGACGAGCGCGGACGCACCGGGCTGGACCGGGCCGGCCGCGACCTGACCGGCAATCCGGACGTGGTGGTCCGCGACGTGGAGCTGATCGCCTCCGGGTGGCACGTGCTGCGCCGCACCACGTTCGACTACCGGCATGCGGACGGGCGCTGGACGCGCGAGCGGCGGGAGACCTACGACCGGGGGAACGGGGCCACGGTTCTGCCGTACGACCTGGCGCGTGGCACGGTGCTGCTGGCGCGTCAGTTCCGGTATCCGGTGTACGTCAACGGCCACCCGGACGGGATGCTGCTGGAGGCCGCGGCCGGCCTGCTGGACGACGACGAGCCCGAGGCCGCGATCCGGCGCGAGGCGGAGGAGGAACTCGGGGTCACGCTCGGCGCGCTCACCCACGTGTTCGACGTCTACATGAGCCCGGGTTCGGTGACCGAGCGCCTGCACTTCTACGCGGCGCCGTACCGGCCGTCGGATCGGACCGGGGCCGGTGGCGGCATCGCCGACGAGGGCGAGGACATCGCGGTGGTCGAACTGCCGTTCGCCGAGGCGCTCGCCATGATCGGTGACGGGCGGATCGCGGATGCGAAGACCGTCATGCTGTTGCAGTGGGCGGCGCTGCACGTCTTCTCGTAG
- a CDS encoding TIGR03086 family metal-binding protein: MTTSALLMIPEAIDRFGARVRGVPADRWDDPTPCTEWTVRDLVNHLVGEHLWAPHILAGEPLEQVGNRYDGDVVGADPVAAWERAAARSRALWPAADPAGPVQLSFGTVPLRDYADQMLVDLTVHQWDLARGSGQDETLDPAAVAYGLAYARANVERFIGMGVTAPPVPTTSTDPTVQLISLCGREV; this comes from the coding sequence ATGACGACTTCGGCGTTGCTCATGATCCCCGAGGCCATCGACCGGTTCGGCGCGCGGGTGCGCGGGGTGCCGGCGGACCGCTGGGACGATCCGACCCCGTGCACCGAGTGGACCGTCCGCGACCTCGTCAACCACCTGGTCGGGGAGCACCTGTGGGCGCCGCACATCCTGGCCGGCGAGCCGCTGGAGCAGGTCGGGAACCGGTACGACGGCGACGTGGTCGGCGCCGACCCGGTCGCCGCGTGGGAGCGGGCCGCGGCGCGCTCCCGGGCCCTGTGGCCCGCCGCGGACCCGGCCGGCCCGGTCCAGCTCTCGTTCGGGACGGTGCCGCTGCGGGATTACGCGGACCAGATGCTCGTCGACCTGACCGTCCACCAGTGGGACCTGGCGCGCGGATCCGGCCAGGACGAGACGCTCGACCCGGCCGCGGTCGCGTACGGCCTGGCGTACGCGCGGGCGAACGTGGAGCGGTTCATCGGCATGGGCGTCACCGCTCCCCCGGTGCCCACCACCAGCACCGACCCCACCGTGCAACTGATCTCCCTGTGCGGGCGCGAGGTCTGA
- a CDS encoding PadR family transcriptional regulator, producing the protein MPPFRATLQTRLVLETLLADPPAELYGLQIVDATGLPPGTIYPILARLESAEWVTSRWEDGEHAEGRPRRRYYRLTPDSVEPARALLAASAQRRQAHRRPAVPFPHPPLGGLTR; encoded by the coding sequence ATGCCGCCGTTCCGCGCTACGTTGCAAACCCGGCTCGTCCTCGAGACGCTGCTCGCCGACCCCCCGGCCGAGCTGTACGGGCTGCAGATCGTCGACGCCACCGGGCTCCCGCCCGGCACCATCTACCCGATCCTCGCCCGGCTGGAGAGCGCCGAGTGGGTGACCAGCCGCTGGGAGGACGGCGAGCACGCCGAGGGCCGGCCACGCCGCCGCTACTACCGCCTGACGCCGGACAGCGTCGAGCCCGCCCGCGCGCTGCTCGCCGCGTCCGCGCAGCGCCGCCAGGCCCACCGCCGACCCGCCGTCCCGTTCCCGCACCCCCCGCTCGGAGGCCTCACCCGATGA
- a CDS encoding sigma-70 family RNA polymerase sigma factor codes for MRAGISDGLEDLYREHGAVLLATLTRVTGGDAHLAADVLQETAIRAWQHPEARNECGTWNRAWLITVARRIAIDHLRSARARTIAVADEHLEGRIARAEDEAPRMIDRLEVRAALASLSDSYRKIIVSTYFEGRTVAELAGALGIPEGTVKSRTFYALKSLRAALIRRGYLDG; via the coding sequence ATGCGGGCGGGGATCTCGGACGGCCTCGAAGACCTCTATCGGGAGCACGGCGCGGTGCTGCTGGCCACACTGACGCGGGTGACCGGCGGCGACGCCCACCTGGCCGCGGACGTGTTGCAGGAGACCGCGATCCGGGCGTGGCAGCACCCGGAGGCGCGCAACGAGTGCGGCACGTGGAACAGGGCGTGGCTGATCACCGTGGCCCGCCGGATCGCGATCGACCACCTGCGGTCGGCCCGCGCGCGGACGATCGCGGTCGCGGACGAGCACCTCGAGGGCCGCATCGCGCGCGCGGAGGACGAGGCGCCGCGCATGATAGACCGGCTGGAGGTGCGGGCCGCGCTCGCGTCGCTCTCCGACAGCTACCGGAAGATCATCGTGAGTACGTACTTCGAGGGCCGGACCGTGGCCGAGTTGGCCGGCGCGCTCGGCATCCCGGAGGGCACCGTCAAGTCGCGCACGTTCTACGCGCTGAAGTCGTTGCGGGCGGCGCTGATCCGGCGCGGTTACCTCGACGGCTGA